In Pseudomonas sp. PDNC002, the DNA window AGCTGCAGGCCGTGGGTATGGCTCTTCTCCGGGTGGAACTGCACGGCGAAGCGCGAACCTTCTGCCAGCGCCGCGGCGAAATCACGCCCGTAGTGGCCGCGACCGACCACCTGGCGCGGGTTGCCCGCCTCGATGTAATAGCTGTGCACGAAGTAGAAGCGCGCATTGTTCGGAATGTCGTGCCACAGCGGGTGGTCGACGCCCGGCGCTACTTCGTTCCAGCCCATGTGCGGCACCTTCAGGTGCTCGCCATCCTCGTGCAGGTCCTTGCCGAAGAAGCGTACCTGGCCGGGGAACAGGCCGATGCAATCGACGCCGTCGTTCTCTTCGCTACGCTCCATCAGCGCCTGCATGCCGACGCAGATGCCGAGGAACGGGCGGTCCTGGCTGACTTCACGCACCAGGCTGTCGAAGCCCAGGCGCTTGATCTCGGCCATGCAGTCGCGGATCGCACCGACGCCGGGGAACACCACGCGGTCCGCCTCGCGGATCACGTTGGCATCGCTGGTCACCAGCACGCGCCCGGCGCCCACGCGTTCCAGCGCCTTGGATACCGAGTGCAGATTGCCCATGCCGTAGTCGATGACGGCCACTGTCTGCATTACAGGCACCCTTTGGTGGACGGCATCTGGCCGGCCATGCGCTCGTCCAGCTCGATGGCCATGCGCAGCGCGCGGCCGAAGGCCTTGAACACGGTTTCGATCTGGTGGTGGGTGTTGTGCCCGCGCAGGTTGTCGATGTGCAGGGTGACGTTGGCGTGGTTGACGAAGCCCTGGAAGAACTCCATGAACAGGTCCACGTCAAAGCCGCCGACACTGGCGCGGGTGAACGGCACGTGCATCTGCAGGCCGGGGCGGCCGGAGAAGTCGATCACCACGCGCGAGAGCGCCTCGTCCAGCGGCACGTAGGCATGGCCGTAGCGGCGGATGCCTTTCTTGTCGCCGATGGCCTTGGCGAAGGCCTGGCCGAGGGTGATGCCGATGTCTTCGACGGTATGGTGATCGTCGATATGCAGGTCGCCCTTGCACTCGATGTCCAGGTCGATCAGGCCGTGGCGGGCGATCTGGTCCATCATGTGCTCGAGGAAGGGAACCCCGGTATCGAAGCGGGCCTTGCCCGTTCCATCCAGGTCGATGGAAACCTTGATCTGGGTTTCCAGGGTGTCGCGCGCGACGGATGCCTTGCGTTCGGCCATCACCAGCTCCACAGCTAACACTGCACGTA includes these proteins:
- the hisH gene encoding imidazole glycerol phosphate synthase subunit HisH → MQTVAVIDYGMGNLHSVSKALERVGAGRVLVTSDANVIREADRVVFPGVGAIRDCMAEIKRLGFDSLVREVSQDRPFLGICVGMQALMERSEENDGVDCIGLFPGQVRFFGKDLHEDGEHLKVPHMGWNEVAPGVDHPLWHDIPNNARFYFVHSYYIEAGNPRQVVGRGHYGRDFAAALAEGSRFAVQFHPEKSHTHGLQLLQNFAAWDGRW
- the hisB gene encoding imidazoleglycerol-phosphate dehydratase HisB produces the protein MAERKASVARDTLETQIKVSIDLDGTGKARFDTGVPFLEHMMDQIARHGLIDLDIECKGDLHIDDHHTVEDIGITLGQAFAKAIGDKKGIRRYGHAYVPLDEALSRVVIDFSGRPGLQMHVPFTRASVGGFDVDLFMEFFQGFVNHANVTLHIDNLRGHNTHHQIETVFKAFGRALRMAIELDERMAGQMPSTKGCL